GAATACGTCCTGCCGACCGGCTCCAGCGGGGAGAGCGGCGGCGACGGAGGGGGAGGTGCGTGACATGGGGCAGGGGGCCGGAGCCGGGGGCGTCATCGTGGTGATGGGCGTGGCGGGATCGGGGAAGACGTCCGTGGGCCGGCTGCTCGCGGACGCGCTCGGCCTTCCGTTCGCGGAGGGCGACGCGTTCCACCCGGCGGCCAATGTCGCCAAGATGTCGGGCGGCACGCCCTTGGACGACACCGACCGTCGGCCGTGGCTGGACGCCATCGGCGAGTGGCTCGGCCGGGCGGCGGGGCACGGCGGCGGCGTGGTCTCCGCGTCCGCCCTCAAGCGGGGCTACCGCGACCGGTTGCGCGCGGCGGCGCCCGGGGTGGTCTTCGTCCACCTCACCGGCGAGCGGGCGCTGATCGAGAAGCGGTTGGAGGAGCGCACGGGCCACTTCATGCCGGTCGCGCTGCTGGACTCCCAGCTCGCCGCGCTGGAACCGCTGCAGGACGACGAGGCCGGTGTGGTCGTCGATGTGGCGGGGACGGCCGCGCAGACCGCGGAGCGGGCCGTGACCGCGCTGCGGGAGCGCCCTTAGGGATCCTTGCGGCGGAGCGCCGGTCCCGCCGGGCGCCGCGATCGCCGCGATCGCCGCGGGGCGTCGAGCTGGGCGGCGGCGAGGGTCAGGCCGCCGGCCGCGACGGCGCAGCGCTCGGCGAGCAGGGTGACCTCGGCGTGGAGGGGGTCGGCATACGAGCCCCGGCGCCCGAGGTCGGCGGCGACGGAGCGAAGCCGTTCGGCGTGTGAGCGCAGTGCGTCGGAGTGGGCGCGCAGGCCGTCGGCGGGGCCGGGCGGGCGGCGCCGGCCCCTGGGGGTCGGGGGAAGGTGGTTCATCCGTGTCCTCCGGGGTGGGTCTGGCGGATCACCTGCTGCCACCGGTGCGGCGGGGACCGCGTCCGAGGAAGGCGCGGAAGGCCGCGCCGAGCCCGACCAGCCGCGGGGCGGGCCTGCCCCGGCCGGTGGCGATCTGCCAGCCCGCGTGGTCGTTGAAGGGGTTGTCGTCGGTCAGCGCGTCCCAGGCGAGGATGTCGGCGAAGGACGGGGCCAGCAGGCCGAACGCCCGGCCGGCGCCCCGCTCCCGCAGGATCCCGCGGAACAGCCGGACGGCCTCGCCCTGCCGTCCCGCCTCCGCCGCCCGGAACACGGCGGCGGAGTCCGGATCCGCCATCAGCTCGGGGTGCGCCTCGCGCGCGGCCCGGAGCCTGGCCTTGAGGCCGCACACCGCGAGGCTGACGGCGAGGCTCTCGCGGCCGGCCAGGATCCCGGCGAGCCACCCGGCCCGGGCCGCGCCCCGGCCGCGCGCGGCCCAGCCGAGGCCGGCCGGGTCGGTGAGGGTGCGCAGCAGGGTGCGCCACGCGGGCCCGGGCCGCCCGCCGCGGCCGAGGGAGGCGGCGGGGAGGCGGGCTCCGAGGGCGAGGCCGGAGGCGTAGCGGGCGGCCTCGTCCACGGCGTCGGCCGCCTCGGCCAGCTCCAGGCACAAGGCGCGCAGCAGTTCGGCGTCCTCGGTGGCGGACGCGGAGGTCGGGGTGTCGGGCATGGGCACCTCGGTGGCTCGGATCCGGTCACGGGCTCCGGCGAACGCGTTCACCGGCGGGCTGGGCGGCGGCTCATCGGCGGGGTCGTGAGCCACCTCGTCGGCAGGCTCGACGGCCCGCGCATCGGCCGGCTCGACGGCGGGGTCCTGGGCCGGCTCAACGGCGCTCTCGTGGGCGGGGTCATCGGCGGGCCAGCCCCAGCCGGATCCCGCGCGGGTCGAGCGTCACGGGCAGCGGCCCCATCGGGTCCAGCGCGGGGCGCCCGTCCCGTACCCGGTGTCCGCGCAGCACCTCCGCGCAGAAGGCGGCCACGACGAGCAGGCCCAGCTGGTCCCCGGGGCAGCGGCCCGCTCCGTGGCTGAACGGGGCCATCCGGACGTCCTGGCGCGCCCCGTGGGACGACCACCGTCCGGGTACGAAGACGTGCGCGGCCGGCAGGTGTTCGGGGTCGCGCTGGTGGAACAGGACGGGCAGCAGCACGGCGGTCCCGGCGGGGTGGCGCACCCCTCTCCACTCGGTTTCGGCGCGGGTGACCCGGATCAGGTCCGGCACCACCGGGTAGAGCCGCAGCGATTCCTGGACGCAGGCCCGCAGCCTGGGCAGTTCGCCCGTGCCCGCGTCGGCCGCCCGGGCCTCGGCGGCGGCCACGTCCTGCTCGGCGGGGTGCGCGGCGAGGAGCAGCAGGGTGCGCAGCAGGGTCGCGGGGACGGAGTCCATGGCCTGGAGCCAGTGGCGGGCCCGGCCGGTGGAGTCGGCGTGCCGGCGGGCCCGCCCGATCAGGGTGTGCGGCTCGGCGTGGGCGGCGTACTGCCCGATGCGGGCGGCGGCCTTGTCGGAGAGTTCCCCGACGGCGCGGGTGCGGCCGCCGCGCAACCGGCGCAGCCATCCGGCGAGTTCCTCGTCGTCGGCGGCCTCGTCACCGAGCACCATCCGCCGGCCGGCCCGGGCGACGGCGTGCCGGGCGCGGGCGAGCCGGAGGGTCCCCTGGCCGGTGAGCTGCCGGGCCTCCTCGGCGATGACGGAGAGGAAGGGGGCGCAGGAGGGGTGGACGGCCGTGCCGGACGCGAGGACGGCGTCGTCGATCTCGCGCCGGTCCTCGCGGCTGCCGGGGGGCGCCGAGTAGAACTGGTGGAGGTCCTGCGGGTCGAGGATGACGAGCAGCGTTCCGGACAGACCGCGCACGAGGACGGGTGCTCCGCCGTGCCGGGCGCGCATGGCCCGCAGGGTGGCTGCGGACCAGTGCGGGCGGGCGAGGGCGGGCCAGGTCCGGGCCGTGTGCGGGCGGCGGGTCACGAAGCCGCGTACGAGATCGGGCAGGGCGTGGGTGGCGGCGAAGCGGACCGTCTCGGCCCGCCCGGCCCTGGCGGGCTGCCCGGCTCCGGCGGTCCCGGCTCCGGTCCCGGCCGGGCCGCGGCCGGCCGTCGTGGTCGACTGGGTCATTGCCGGGACCACCTTGCCTGTTCGGTCGGTGACATCGGGATCACCGTACGTCGGGGGTGGTGGGTGCGCGCTCCGGGTGCGCTACGGGAGTGGAGCGGCGAACGCCGCCTCGCGGAACGCGGTGGGCGGCGGGCCGTCCGGGGACGCGGGGACGAGCACCGCCCAGCGGCGCCGGGCGGGCGAGACCCACAGGGCGGGGCCGTCGCCGTGGACCCAGACCCCCGAGGGCGCCGGGCGCCAGAGGAGGCCGCGGGCCGGAGTCAGCTCGCCGGTCCGGATGCGCAGCGACTCGGCGGTCCAGGCGCGGGGGATCGGATGGTCGGCCGGGGAGAGCAGGTGGCGCAGGAACCGGGCGAGGTCGGCGCCGGTGGTGTGCAGGGTGGCGCCGGTGAGGCGGGTACGCGTCATGCCGAGGGGCCGCCAGATGCGTGCGCCGGCGTGCTCGGCGAGCGGCCCGCCGCAGAGGTGCTCCGCGAGCCGGGTCAGTCCGGGGACGCCACCGGGCCGTGTGAGGAGGTGATGGGCGGTGCTCCCGTCGGGCGCCTGGGCCCCGTAGGCGGCGACCGGGGTGTGCAGTGCCAGCTCCCCCTGGGCGACGAGGCTGCCGATGACGGGCCAGAGCGCCAGCACGGCGGCGAGCCCGCTGACATCGAGCCCGCCGTCCTGGTCCCCGCCCGCGGCCTCCACCCCGTCGACCCCGCCGACGGCCCACACGGCTCCGTCCCCGGCGGCCTCGGCCAGTTCCCCCGCGCGCGCCTGCCCACTCCGCAGCGTCATGGTCCCCCACGCTATCCCCCCGCTCCCCCGCCACCGCCCCGCCCCCGCCGCGCCCACCCCCGTCCACCCGTATGCCGGTACGCACGTCCCGCCGCCGGCCGCTGTCCGAAGAGCCGCGTCCAGGAGCGGGACACCATCGACGGACCACTTGTCGCCCGCCTGTGCG
This Streptomyces sp. NBC_00539 DNA region includes the following protein-coding sequences:
- a CDS encoding gluconokinase, which translates into the protein MGQGAGAGGVIVVMGVAGSGKTSVGRLLADALGLPFAEGDAFHPAANVAKMSGGTPLDDTDRRPWLDAIGEWLGRAAGHGGGVVSASALKRGYRDRLRAAAPGVVFVHLTGERALIEKRLEERTGHFMPVALLDSQLAALEPLQDDEAGVVVDVAGTAAQTAERAVTALRERP
- a CDS encoding cytochrome P450, yielding MTQSTTTAGRGPAGTGAGTAGAGQPARAGRAETVRFAATHALPDLVRGFVTRRPHTARTWPALARPHWSAATLRAMRARHGGAPVLVRGLSGTLLVILDPQDLHQFYSAPPGSREDRREIDDAVLASGTAVHPSCAPFLSVIAEEARQLTGQGTLRLARARHAVARAGRRMVLGDEAADDEELAGWLRRLRGGRTRAVGELSDKAAARIGQYAAHAEPHTLIGRARRHADSTGRARHWLQAMDSVPATLLRTLLLLAAHPAEQDVAAAEARAADAGTGELPRLRACVQESLRLYPVVPDLIRVTRAETEWRGVRHPAGTAVLLPVLFHQRDPEHLPAAHVFVPGRWSSHGARQDVRMAPFSHGAGRCPGDQLGLLVVAAFCAEVLRGHRVRDGRPALDPMGPLPVTLDPRGIRLGLARR